The segment ATCTCAAATACGTGAGGGCGACAGATGCCAGCGGGACGACTTGGGGCACATCCTTGACGCTCGACAGCACAGGCTCTGTAGGGCGACATTCCTCTCTGACGGTGGTCAATGGCAATCCGGCCATTAGTTACTACGACTTTACCAACAGTGATCTCAAATACCTGCGTGCCACAGATGCCGACGGCACGATCTGGGCGGCTTCTTTGACGCTCGACAGCACGGGCATCGTCGGCCACGACACCTCTCTTGCGGTGGTCAATGGTAACCCGGCGATCAGCTACTACGACGCGACCAACACCAATCTCAAATACGTGAGAGCGACAGATGTCAGCGGCACTGCGTGGAGCACGCCTGTGACCTCCAATGGCGACAGCGCTGACCGTGTGGGCCAATTTTCCGCTCTCCTGGTGGTCGGTGGGAATCCTGCCATTTGCTATTTTGACTCGACCAACGGCAATCTTAAGTTCGTGCGTTCTTCCAACGTCAATGGCACGAGTTGGGGCACTCCATTGGCATTGGATACTGGGATGAACGGCAACGTGGGTCAATTCACGTCCCAAGCGATCGTCAATGGCCACCCTGCTGTCAGTTACTACGATGTCACTAACGGAGATCTCAAATACGTGAGAGCCACGGACCCCGTAGGGACGAACTGGGGTGTGGCTCTGACAATCGATAGCACCGGAGACGTAGGTCAATCCTCCTCACTGGCTGTCATCAATGGGAATCCAGCCATTTGCTATCACGACACCACCAACGGCGATCTCAAATACGTGAGGGCAAACGACCCAAATGGGACCACTTGGGGGCTGCCCGTGGTCATTGACGACAATAGCCAGTTTCCCTCGCTGATGATGATCACTGGCTTCGTCCCGGGTGTCAGCTACTACAGAAACAGCACTCTGAACTATATACGAGCACTCGACATCAACGGAGCGACTTGGGATGCCCGAGTTGTCGTCGATGCCACTGGCAATGTGGGCGAGTATAGCTCTCAAAAAATGGTCGATGGCTTCCCTGCCATCAGCTACTACGACCGGACCAACGGCAATCTTAAATTTGTTAGGTCAATGAGTAACCAAGGACTGGGCTGGGGAACCCTACGGACCATAGACAACAGCACCGACAATGTGGGGCTCTTCACCTCGCTGGAGTTTATCAACGGGATTCCTGCCATCAGTTACAACAACGATACCACCGATGACCTCAAATTCATCCGGGCTAACGACTCGACCGGTTCATCATGGAGCACTTCCATCACCGTGGATAGTGCTGGCAGAGTGGGGCAATTTACGTCTCTGGCGGTCATTAATGGCAATCCTGCCATCAGTTACTTCCATGATAATGGCATTCCGATAAGCTTTGGTGACAACGGCCAGATCAAATACGTGCAGGCACTAAACCCGAGCGGGACCACCTGGACTACCCCCCTGTTTCTCGACAGCACGCTTGGCATGGGCCAATACACCTCCATGGTTTCGGTGAATGGCACCGCGGGCATCAGCTACTACGATTCCAGCAAAGGCGAGCTCAAATACTTACGCCTACCGGACGCCAGTGGACTGGATTTGACCATGGCACCATTCACCATCCACTGGATCGCTCTCGAACCCTAGGACCTGTCACCCCGCCGCTGCATTCAAACATTTACCTACCATGAAATACACACCATTCGTATCGGCAATGATCTTGTCATGGGTGACGACCAACGCTGGAGCCGAGCCTAGCACTTCCACGAATTACGCCGTGCCCACCGCTACTAATGACGCCGGAGGCCAACGTGCAACCAGCGCCATCTACACGCATGACGGCAGCCTCGGCGGGATCTCAGGCATTTCCACTTCCGCTAACGACACGGCGAAGCAAGGATATGTCGCTCAACTTACCGAAGTCACCGGCCTCACTCTCACCGCCGCCGAGCTGAATCTAAATGAAACCACCACCGCCCAGCTCTCCGCCTGGCAAACACTTGACGATGCATCTCTCCTCTCCGTCCCCGCTGCCAGCGTGGCGTGGAGCGTTGCCAGCGGCCCGCTCTCCAGCATCTCCTCCGGGGGCCTCACCACAGCAGATGTCGTCTTTGAAAACACCACCGCCACCGCGCAAGGCGTCTTTGCTGGAAACACCGGAACCCTCAACCTCAACGTTGTGGACTCGTTGCCGGATAACTTCGGCACCTACGCTGGCGACAACTTGAGCGATACCTGGCAGGTGGAATATTTCGGCATGGACAATCCCCAAGCCGCCCCGCTGCTTGATCCCGACCACGATGGCTTCACTAACCATTTCGAATTCCATGCGGGCATCATTCCCACGGACGGAACCTCTATTTTTCATATCAATATCCATTCCGTCCCCGGTCAGCCTCACCATCAACAAATCATTTTCAGCCCCCGCTATGCTGGCCACACCTACACCGTGATGACTAGCACCGACCTCACACCCAACAGTTGGATTGCTCTCCCCGGAGGTACCATCATTGATTCTGGAGACGAACGCACCGTTCTCGATCCCAATGCCAACATTACGCGAAATTTCTACAAAGTTGAAATCAGCAAACCCTGAAGTGCCGACGGCATCAAAGCCTGACGTAGCAGCGAGCAGGCGACATGGAGCATGTAAAATCAGGGGTTCCAGCGGCATTCCCTGGGTAAACCTGGATTATGCATTGGAGTAAGCGAACGGCGGTTGGCGAGCCTCGATTTGGCGGCGGCAATAGTTCGGCAGACGATGTCGGTGAAGAGGAAGGTGGTGATGGGGCGGTTCAGGGGCGTGCTGCAGCGGCAGTCTCGTGCAGTTCGAGCAAGCGAATCATGCCAGCGGGGACGGTCAGCTTGAGGCCTTGGTCGATCTCACCCAGGGCCTTCCCGGTGATCCGATCCGTGACTTGCCAGCGGCCGGGGATTTGGGCGTTCAGTCGCACGTCGCGGTCGGCGGGGTCGAGCCATCCCGAGTCGATGAGCGCGATGATGTATCGGCGTGGCGAGACTTCGATGAATTGATGAAACACGCGGCCGGTCACGGCGAATGGAAGCGTTTTTGCGCCAGCGGCGAGGTCGGCGGTGAGCGCGGTGCGGGCCTCGGAGAGGGTGAAAGCTTTTCCGTTGCGGCTCAAGTGGTCGCCATCGGTGGTCCAGAGGGTGGTCCACGGACCATCGGCTCGCGGCGTGATGCCAGGGACGAGCGCGACGAAGCCGTGTGGCGTCGTCGTGACCAGATGCGACGGGTCGCGGCGTGTGCGGCCCCAGAGATAGGTGGAGACGTCGGTGGGTGGGAGCGGGGCCATGCCCCAGTAGCAGTCGAGCCGGTCGAAGGCCCAGGGTTTGCCATCGGTGCCATCGGCGGCCCACTGCTCTTCACGGTGGCCGTTGAGCCCGTGCTTGGTGAAGCGCTGGCTGGGTTTCTCCATCACCAACGCGACCGGGGAGATGGACCGCAACTGCTCTCGCTTGGGCGGGATGATCGCGCCTCGGCCGAGGAGGTGAAGAAACGTCGCGGTGCCTTCGGTGCCGACGCGCGACCAGCGGCCCGTGCTTGGTTCGACTTCACCATTGAGCATCATGAAGACGCGGGCTCCGAGCATCGCCTGTGAGACATAGTAGCGTAAGTGCGGGTGGCCAGTCATCGGGTATTCCCACTCCCAGCCGCGATTGAAGCTGAACCAGTCGGCCCCGCACCGACTGGCCCAGTCGTCCACTTGACCGTCGATCCACAGGCCGACTCGCGCGGCGAGATTGATGTCGGGACTGCGCGAGTTGCTGTCTTCCACCGAGGGCAGAATCACCGAGCGGTAGCGACCATTGAAAATCAGCTCGCGCACTTTTGCGTCGGCGGGAAAACGTGACCACCAGATGTTTTTGTTGCGCAGGATGACCCTCTTCTTGTGTTCGAGACAGAGTTCCAAGATCGGCCTGATGTGGTGTTCCAAATAGTAGGGCAGAATGCTGGCGTCCTCGTCCTCGGCACTGACGAAGCCGATAAGCATCGTCGGTGCAGCCTTCAGCATCAGCGCCACCGTCGCGACTTCGAGATGCGGTGCGCATCCGTGGCCGACCTGGACCCAAAAAGGGCAGTGAGCCGCTTCGAAGCGCTTGGCTCCATCGACGATTTGCTCGCGAGTCAGGTCGTGGGCCAAACGCCGATCTCGGCCCCATGGCTGGCCGTCAGGACGCAGAAGCGCTGACTTTTCACCGGGCCAGAATGCCGTGGCGAAGCGCAGGCTCGGATACGGGAATCGCTTTTCGTAGTCCCGCACATCGGCCATCCACCGATCCAGTTTGCGTGGGTCCCAGCCGCTCCAGAGGTAATGCGAAACCACGATGTCGATGGGGCTATCCGTGCGCGGTCCGGGGTCGCCGTGCCAGGTCGCTGCGTCGGCGGCGAGTTGCGCGAGATTTGCGCCGATGTCGGCCATGACGCCACGGCGTTCAAGTCGTGCCAGGGATTCTTCCCAGCCGGGCGCGAAGGTCAGACGGTAAAGGTTGTCATCGCCGTTGGGGCTGGAGCCAAGGAGGATGCTGCCATAGGGCTTTCCGGGTGAATAGACGATGTCCGTGAATCCAAAAGGCATGGTCGCGTGGCCGAGTGATTTACCCTTCGCATCGAAAAGCCCGAGCTGCGGTCCTTCGAGAATGACGGTCTCGGCGCCGGGCTGATCCGTGAGATCGCCGGAAGTCACGAGGCGCATGTTATAGTGAGAATCGTAGCCGAGTTCCTTCAAGCTCGCCGGGAGCATGAACGACGGATGCAGACCGCCCTTCAAGCTGTAAGCACCGGGTTTCCACACGAACTCGGCGCTGCCGTCACCATCGAGGTCGGCGACGATGCCGTTGGCGTTCTTCACGCTCATCAGCGGATCGCCGGGCTTCTTGGCCTTCGCGATTTTGTCCGGGAGTTGGGTGAGCGTGGGACCTTTGAAGAAGAGTAGGTCTTGCCGCGAAGGACCGTTGATCAGAAGCGCAGCCACCTCATCGGTGCCGTCGCCGTGGAAGTCGCCAGCACGCAGAATACGGACGATGCCGTTGACGGGTTGGTCGTGGAGCTTGGTGCCGTCCGCAGAGAAAACGACGATCTGCCGGGAAACACCGCCAGCCAACACGACTGGGGTCTTGCCGTCGAGTTTGGCAACGGCCACCTGATAGACCGGGGCCACGAGGTCCTGTTTCCAGCGCAGTTTACCGTCAGACGAGAAAACGTAAACCGAGCCATCCGCACTCGCGGCGATGATTTCATCGCGCCCATCGCCATCGAGATCGCCCGCCGCGAGATCGAACACGAAACCGCCGACCGCCGCATCCCAGCGATGCATGCCATCGGCGGCGAAGGCGCAGACGCGATTGTCGTAGGTCGAGCCGACGATTTCCTTCGCGGCGGGATTGCCATCGAGCTCCGCGACGGCCAGTCGGTAGATATTGCGACCGTGGGTGGGAATCGTCTCCACATTGGCCATCGACCAAGCTACACTGGCGGTGAAGAGGAATGAGATGAGGAGAGCTTTCATGATGGAAAGGGATGATCGTGTGAGCCGGCTCGGTGCTCCTTGTTATTCAGCGTTTTTCATCAGGGCGCGAGATCGAGGCGGTAGGTTTCTAGGCGCTGGGCGGGGAGGGTGACTTCAAGCTGTCCGTTCACGAGCTGCAGGTCGGAGCGCTTCGTCTCAAGGTGCGTCAGGGCTTGTGCAGATCGCAGCGGTTGCGGGAGGGTTAGCTTCACGTGTGAGCTGTTGCTGCCTTGATTCCATAGCCGTGCGACGAGGCCGTGCTCGATACCGTCTTCATGCACTTTCAGCGCCCAGAGCATGACTTCGGGATCACTGACGCTGATGAGAGAATACTCGGTCTCGGGGTAAGGCGTGGGGCTGTCTTTGCTGATGATGGGCGCGGTGATGAAGGGATTCTGGTGCTCCAGGGCGAAACGCATCGCACTGGCCTGCTGGTAGCCGGTGTGGGCACGCAGACCGAATCGCTGAAGAAAGTAGTGATGCCCATTCTGCGCGTGGATGCCGAGATTGGGGCCGTCCACCTGACCACCAGCTAAAAAGTGAATCTGTGGTGTAGCTGTATCTAGATTTAACGGGGTGCTGCTACCGAGGCGAGCAAAGGACAGATCAGGACTGGAGATGGTGATGCCATGGCCACCAGCGCTCATGTCGGCGAAGTGATTCACCGTGACGTAGTCGTAGCGTGCGTGGCTATTGGCATAGTCGCCACCTTGGGACTGCGGCTTGTCCAGGATGATGGCACCGACTTCCTCGGTGTGGACGCTGGGATCGGTGAGCGCGAGGCTGAAGGCCCAGTGGCGCACGTTGCTGAAGTTCTCCGTGAGTTCATTCTCGATGTCGATGCGGTCGCTGTCGCGGTAGAGTGTGATGTGTGTGGTATGAGCGAGAGCAGCCTCGCTGCGGGCACGCACCGTGACGGAGACGGGGCCGCGATTCACAATCTCGAGCGCAGCACCATCGTCGGAGCTGGCGGCGAAATCATTGAGCTTCCATCCGTCCAGAGTGGCAGCGAGTTCGGTGTGGCCGTGCAGTTTATCCACAAGGCTGCGGATGGCTCCATCTCGCTCCACGACGAGTTTGAGTGCGGCATTCTCCAATACGTTATCGGTGATGGTGGCGGCGTCATTGGGGACGTCTGCGCCCTTACCAGTGATGATCTCATAGACTTTGTAGCCAGCGCTGGGCACATCGCTGGCGAGGATGCGCAGGTGGGGTGCTCCGTGGATTTTGATGAGCTGATGCGGTGTGTCCTTGCCTGTCGTGAGATCGCGCACATGCACCTCGCTGGAGCCTGTGTAAGGGTGGTCAGCATGTTGAGTGCGCTTCCAGCCGAGGGGATTGCAGACGAGGAAACGCTTGGCATTCTCGGGGCGTGGGATCATCCCGCCGAGACGCACCAATGCCTCTCCCATGATGGAGTCCACATAGGATTCGATTTGCTCAACGAGTAGCTCTTGCCACGCAGCACGCTGCGCACGCGAGATGACGCCGTCAGCCGTCCAGTTGTGCTCCCAATACAGCCCGATGGCTTGAAAGGCACGGTCCCGCGCTGGTGCGTGGCGCTGCATGAAGGCGGGATACTTCCGATAAACCAACGCGGTCAGCAGCTCTGCGGTGCGGAGCTTTTCGATGGCGCGTTTGGCTCGCGCAGTGGTCTCTGACATGGAGGCGGAGTAGAGGTCCCACTCGTTGCCATAGGTGAGGGATTGGTTCGGCAATGATGCGCCGTGCGTCTTTTCGAAGTCGATGAAGAAGTCTTGCTCATTGGAGACGATGACCTGCCGGGTATCATCGCTCATCTGTTGTGCGATGAGAGAAAAGGGATCGCGATAGACAGAGGACACCAGTTTGTGCAGCCCAGGCACGCCAGGGATAACAGGCGGTGGTTTGACGCCGGATTTCCTCGCGAGATCATCGCCACCGAAGCCGAAGACACCTGCCACGCGATACGGAGCACG is part of the Verrucomicrobiaceae bacterium genome and harbors:
- a CDS encoding glycoside hydrolase encodes the protein MRLTLCLAILCSLLSAWAVEPKRIYLAEDDHTDLMWTADADTYDRVFVEMLDHHLKAADETAANPPMYRHRFNCDGFCWLHAYQQKKTPAEFARLVARIKDGSISVPMNQVVSCYGGQPLEAVLRGMYDAGRMERQHGLKFDLAVAMENQTLPLGLASLFAGSGARFSWRGVCACATRMDKKALGHREHEIYWWTGKDGQRLLLKWYSHDGDIGTYYEGSDPVKAVEHVDRDPDFLSRYVDPKTRAPYRVAGVFGFGGDDLARKSGVKPPPVIPGVPGLHKLVSSVYRDPFSLIAQQMSDDTRQVIVSNEQDFFIDFEKTHGASLPNQSLTYGNEWDLYSASMSETTARAKRAIEKLRTAELLTALVYRKYPAFMQRHAPARDRAFQAIGLYWEHNWTADGVISRAQRAAWQELLVEQIESYVDSIMGEALVRLGGMIPRPENAKRFLVCNPLGWKRTQHADHPYTGSSEVHVRDLTTGKDTPHQLIKIHGAPHLRILASDVPSAGYKVYEIITGKGADVPNDAATITDNVLENAALKLVVERDGAIRSLVDKLHGHTELAATLDGWKLNDFAASSDDGAALEIVNRGPVSVTVRARSEAALAHTTHITLYRDSDRIDIENELTENFSNVRHWAFSLALTDPSVHTEEVGAIILDKPQSQGGDYANSHARYDYVTVNHFADMSAGGHGITISSPDLSFARLGSSTPLNLDTATPQIHFLAGGQVDGPNLGIHAQNGHHYFLQRFGLRAHTGYQQASAMRFALEHQNPFITAPIISKDSPTPYPETEYSLISVSDPEVMLWALKVHEDGIEHGLVARLWNQGSNSSHVKLTLPQPLRSAQALTHLETKRSDLQLVNGQLEVTLPAQRLETYRLDLAP